The genomic region AAGGCCATTGCAAGTGTTAAAATGGCAACCGAACTTTTTCTATTTAATAACGGCCAGGAACTTATGGATTATTTGAATACGCCTGGCAATCCGATGCCCGATATTGTCTTTTTAGATCTTAACATGCCCGTTAAAAATGGTATGGAGAGCCTACGTGAAATTCGTTACAATAGCAGATTTAAAAATCTTTCAGTAGCTATTTATTCAACTTCCACATCAGAATCCGATATCAAAAAAACATTTATTCTTGGTGCCAATGTCTATATAAATAAGCCTAACAGTCTCGTACTTTTAAAAGAAGTGATAGAGAAGGTGCTAAATATGAATTGGCAATACCAGAATTCTAAAATGGATAAAGACAATTTTTTACTTCGCCTTTAAAAATTTAAAATTTTCAGTGTCTACTTTCGCGGTTGGAATTAACTTTTTTTAGACAGTCTACTGTTCCTTCAATTTATTCAGGATAAGAATGAATTTAGTAAACACTCCCTTTTTACAGTTCTATTTTGCAGGTATTGATAGTGGTACCCCAAATCCAATTCATATAAATTTTTCTTTTCTATAAGATTTGTTTTTAAAAACTGAACCTTCGAAAAAATCTTCAGAAAATTGAGGACTTCTAAGTAAGAGAAAAAAACATCTTCATATAAAATAACATTGCAATCTCTAAGGTGGTTATTCTAACTTTTTAATAAAATATATTATTGCGAGTGTTTTCAATGCTGCCGAATGATGTAAGAAAACCGTCATATTGTGTAAGGAAGAATTTAAAGTAATTATAAATCTTTGTGTGAATACCAAAGAAAGAAGTAATACGGTAAATTTTAACCTCATATTTTAGAAATAATATCCGATTCAAATATTAAAATTTTGTAGAGATTCTTTTAAAGACTGGCAAGTTAAATTGATTATCGGTTAGATTCCTTAAAAAAATGTAGAAAATTAAACGAAGGAATCAATAGTCTGTTAAATCTAATCGTATTCAGTGAAGAGGCGTTAGCAGTTTTAATTTGTTTAGCGCGAGGTTTTCTTTTCTTGCTGAAAAAATTTGGAGATCCCAATTTCACAAGGTCATAAATGTACTGGAAATATAAAAATAGTAGTATATGAATATACATCAGCAACTTTTAAAGAAGGGCAATCGAAGCGTACTCAATCGGTATAAGAATGTCTTAGGAGGTTCTATGAAAATTGGAACGGAGGAATCTCGATTGGTTTTTGACAATGAAGTAGCTTCCGGTTTTATTCAATCGGTCAATCTTAGAAATGGCATTTCGTTTTTGCAATATGATATGACAATATTCCGAGATGCCGAAATTGCTCATATAAATTCAGGGGGTAGCCCTTTATATTTAATTTACTGCTCGGAAGATGATCTCATTCACAGTTTTAGTTCTAAAGGATTAAAACGAAAATTAGGTAAATTCCAGACTACTATCCTAACAAGCAGTCATGATTCTAACAGTATATTCCATTTTGTAAAGAATAGGAAATACAAAATACTGCTTATAAAAATAAATCCTTACAATACCTTCCAAAATACTTCCTTTAATAGTTTGAAAAATAGTATAGAAGCTAAAATACATGCCACGCAAACGAGTGATTACCTAGTTTACATTGGTTCTTACAATTTAAAAATTGCCAATGAAATTTCTCAAATTAAAAATGTTCCCCAAGATCAACTAGTTCGTTCCTTGTTATTGGAAGCCATAATAAACAAAGTTCTTGCATATGGAATTCAGCAATTCGAAAATGATAAAAATCTTAATTTTTATAGCTTTTCCAAATACCTAACCAAAAAAGAAATGTGTACAATACAAGAACTTGCCGCATTTATTGCAAATGGACCCGAAAAAGAATACACTATTAAATCTTTGTGTGGCCGGGTTGGAATGTCCTCAACAAAATTACAGCATGGTTTTAAATTGTTATATGGAACCACGGTAAAAGACTATATTAGGGACGTACGGCTTGATATGGCTGAAGAATTGATAAAAAACACAGATTTATCTATTTCTGAAGTAGTGTATAGTATAGGTCTCACGAGTAGAAGCTACTTTTCGAAAATTTTTAAGAAGAAGTTCGATTGTAGTCCTAAGAAATTTAGAGAACAACAAAATTCCTTTTATGACTATTGTGTAGCATAATCGATATACCTGACAAAAATCCAGTACTTCCTTGAAAAAAACTGGTTCTCAGCTAAGAAATTACTTTAAATAAGATAATTGAAAGCCTATTAAGCATTATCCCGAGGCTGATGTTTTTCTTTTCGCTTTTCTACTTGATGATTTATCTTTTTACCATCGGTTTCTTTATGGTTTATAGCTTGCTCACTTGTACTCTGTTTTTTTTGTTCTGATGTTTTATCCTTTGTATCCATTTCTTAATTGTTTTAAATTATCATTTCGAGTTTCTTCACTTGAATTTTAATTCTGCTTCTTCAAGTTACCTTAATATAATCATATTTTAGGGTTCATACAACTTACTGTTATTTAAATATTTAAATTCTTTGTAATAACCTTTTTAATTTGGCCATGAAGTATAGATAATAAAGCCCTTTTTAATCCTAAAGCAATTACATTTCTTCTAGATGACTAGGAACTTTAATAACTAGGATACTTTGGTATGATATCTAGTTTGAATTATCTGTAGGTGGATTAAATAGCAGCCTTGAAGATATTTCTATTCGCCCAAGGTGTTTAAATACAAGGCTAAAATTAAACCGATGGCGGTTGCTAATCCCGTCCAATATTTATCCTTTTTGAATGCTTTTGGAAAAACTTCTGTAGCGAGGGAGGCCGCAACGGCTCCACCTGCAAAGCATTTTATGTAATTCAAGTATTCTTTTGGAACATCGGCTAATAAAAAGTGTCCCAATAGTGCAGAAATTGAAAGTATAACTGCCGTGCCTACCCAGAGTAGAAGTACTTTCTTTTTTGAAATGTTATTACTTGTCATTTCTTTGGAACCACCTGCGGCTTCAGGTAAATTGGACAATAAAATAGATCCCGATAAGGCAGCTACAGAAAGTGGACTTGCCCCAATAAGTGCAACTCCTAAAGCAAGATTTTCTGGAATTCCGTCTAAAGTAATGGCAGCAAGTAAACCACCTCCACTTTTAGAACCCCATTTTTCCTTTACTAGATAGTCTAAAATGGTAAATATAACGGCGCCAGCGAAAACCATGGATAAGGTAATAGCTATTGAATCTTCCTTAAGTGCAGGATGTATTAATTCCAAGAGTGCAGATACCAAAAGTGCTCCACCAGCTAAGGCTACCAAAAAGCCTTCAAGACTATCGGACATGTGTCCATAAATACCCCATACAGCTCCAATAATAAGTGCGCCCGAAACTATAAGAATTACGATAATTGTCATCATATTAATTCGTATTTTTAGTTACGTTACTATTTTTCAATACCAACTCCGCATAAATTGGAAAATGATCGGAACCTATTTTTGGTAATCGTTCGAGTTTTTTTAATTGAAATTCCTCCGTCACAAATACATGATCCAACGGCCAGCGTGTTAAAAAATTCTTTGCATTGAAACTGTTGTAGAAACCCCTACCAACCCTTACATCATAAAGTATATTTTTTGTTTCAGTCAAATCGTCTACGTAAGACCAAACAACATCATTTAAATCCCCTGCAACAACAGTTGGATACTTTCTTGCTTCAATTCTTTTCCCTAATTTTTTAAGAGCATTTTCTTGTTGTCCAGCATTGTCGGGTAAATCCTTAAAATGTGTAGGGGGCACAGGATGGAGCGTGTGGAAACTAATATACTTTCCATTGGGAAGGGTAACCGTACTTTCAAAGGAAGGCACTTCTTTATGCGTAAGGTAATCCACTTCCACTTTTTTCAACGGAAATTTACTGAACAATACCATCCCATAGGCAACTTCGTTAATGGTGTGTTGAGAATAGGGATACTCATTTTTCAAAACCTTCAGTTCTTTGTTCCATGACGCATCAACCTCCATCATTAAAATTAAGTCTGGTTCTTTTTTTTCAATTACTCCAAGTAAGGCCTTTACTTTTTTATTTGTCATTTTCACATTGGAAAGTAAAATGCTGAATTGCCCATTGGAAGATTTTATATCCCTTGCCCACTGTACTTCCACTGGCACCATGCTTGTATAATTGATTAAGAAAAAACTATTTATAAACAATCCGCTTAAAAGTCCACAAATAATTAGATAGTCAAACCATTTCCATTTTTTTAGTAGCATTAAAAGTGCCAGGAAGCTAATTATTGAAATGACGAAAAATTGAATCCGAGGAAAATCAAGCATTTTTAAATAACGAATCTCAGAATTTCTAAATGCAGAAAGGATTGAGCATAACGCCACAACTACAGAAATCACGTAAAGAATGATTATGAGGACTTTTTTCAATTTTTTTAGTTTAGAGCTTTCATTTATTTAAGTTAAGAAATAATGTGGTAGTTAATTTATAATTGCTCTAATTAATTTATTTTTAATAATTAAGACATTACTAACCAAACTATTGGAAATCTAAAAACAACTTAATAATAGAGCATTCTGTCCTGCCGGATCTGTGCATATGAACAAAAAAAGCTGCCCCAATTAAGAGACAGCTTTTGTATTTTATTTAAAAAGTACTCTAGCTTATTTTAGCACTTCCTGTACTTTGTCTGCAGCTTCTTTAAACTCAATAGCCGATTGCACTGCCAATCCTGAATTATCGATCAATTCTTTAGCGATATCTGCATTGGTTCCTTGTAAACGTACAATAATTGGAACTTTAATAGCATCACCCATATTTTTGTAAGCATCTACAATACCTTGCGCCACACGGTCGCAACGTACAATACCTCCAAAAATATTTACCAAGATAGCTTTTACGTTAGGATCCTTTAAAATCATTCTAAAAGCCGTTTCCACACGCTTTGCATCTGCAGTTCCCCCAACATCCAAGAAGTTTGCTGGTTCCCCACCTGCCATCTTAATTAAATCCATGGTAGCCATTGCCAAACCAGCACCGTTTACCATACATCCAACATTTCCGTCAAGATTTACAAAATTCAAGCCCGCTTCTTTAGCCTCAACTTCAATAGGATCTTCTTCTCTAAGATCTCTCATTTCAGCATAATCTTTATGACGGTAAAGGGCGTTATCATCTATAGTTACTTTAGCATCAACGGCCATGATTTTATCATCGGATGTTTTCAATACCGGGTTGATTTCAAATAAAGAAGAGTCAGATGATTCGTAAGCTTTATAAAGTGCGGTAACAAATTTTGTCATTTCTTTAAAAGCCGTTCCGCTTAAACCTAGGTTAAAAGCAATTCTTCGTGCTTGAAAAGGTAACAATCCTGTCGCAGGGTCTACTTCTTCATTAAATATTAAATGAGGTGTTTTTTCAGCAACCTCTTCGATATCCATTCCACCTTCGGTAGAATACATGATCATATTCTTTCCTTTGCTTCTATCTAAAAGTACCGACATGTAAAATTCTGAAGTTTCGCTATCTCCAGGATAATAAACATCTTCTGCTACCAATACCTGATGTACTTTTTTCCCCTCTTTGGATGTTTGAGGAGTAACCAAGTTCATCCCGATTATATTTCCAGAAATTTCTTCTACTTCTTTAAGGTTTTTAGCAAGCTTAACTCCACCACCTTTTCCGCGTCCACCGGCGTGCACCTGTGCTTTTATTACATGCCACCCGGTTCCGGTTTCTTCTGTTAATTGTTTTGCTGCTTCAACTGCTTCTTGTGGATTTTGTGCCACAATACCTCGCTGAATGCGAACTCCAAAACTTGCTAATATTTCTTTTCCTTGATATTCGTGTAAATTCATAACGATACGTTGTATAATTTAAAGCGGAACAAAAGTAACAAATGGAGTTTAATAAACCCAATCTGGATATATTTTTTTGAAGGTGAATGCCAGAATTATACAATTACAGACACGGTTTGAAGCAGTAAAGGAAGGAATGACGATGGAATTTAAAAATAGAAGTTGTAATTGTTAGAATTTTAAAGGATCGAAATTTCTAAAATGTCCATTTAACTGAATTCTTTTTTTAGTCTCATTGATCTGTTCTAAAACTGGAATCACCTTTTGCAAATGGTTTTTTATGAACAGCAACCGTTCACTTTCACTCGGCAATTGAAGCAGTTGGTATTCCTGTTCTAAATTCAAGCCCAGCTTATGGGCAAAAAGAAAACTTTTAAATTCATTGGGCTCCATGGGTTCGATGGGCATATCGATATTTCGATACATACGATATACCAAATCCAACACCTCCTGTTGAGTTTCTATGGTCGCATCATCTATATTCTCCATGAAATGCACCTCTCCCCCAGCGTACAATTTGTTGGGAATGGGATTAAAAAACTTTTCAATCTTAAATGCCCTAACCCCACTGCAAATAATGTCTAAACTACCATTTTCGTATTTCTTTACAATTTTATCGATGGAAAGTTCGGTTCCAAAACCTAATTCCCCATTTATATAGGTAGGAATCCCAAAGTTTAAATTTCGCCGGACACAATCTTTAACCAATTGCTTGTACCGTTCTTCAAAAATGTGAAGTGGCAACCGCTCCGTTGGGAAAACAACGGTTTGTAAAGGAAATAACGGAATTATACGACTCATGAGTGATTGAATTTTAATACGATAGCAAAAAACTTAGGTTTCGATTTTTGCTGAAATTGATGTAAATAAATCCTTTCTTTTCTTTAAATTTACAAAAAATAAAACGAGAACCACGTATGATCGCGGTTTTCAAGATTGTTACAAATATAACATCGTGTTTTATTTTTATTTTTTTAATCAATTTTCTTTTACATCCTTCGGCTCTTTAATAATTTTGCCGTCTAAATTTTGATTTATGAATAATAGCGACCTTTTAAATGTAGCCAAGGAGTTTGGTAGTCCGGTATACGTTTACGACTCAGAAAAAATTGTTTCTCAATACAAAAGGCTTACTTCTGCCTTTAAAAATGTGAAACATTTAAAGTTGAATTATGCCGTAAAGGCGCTATCCAACGTGTCTATATTAAAACTTATGAATTCTATGGGAAGCGGGCTCGATACCGTTTCTTGGCAAGAGGTACAATTGGGACTTATGGCTGGTTTTAAGCCAGAAGACATTATCTTCACCCCCAATGGTGTTTCCTTGGAAGAAATAGAAGAGGTTGCTAAATTGGGCGTACAGATAAACATAGACAACCTATCAATACTGGAGCAATTTGGTACAAGAAACCAAGATATTCCAGTTTGCATTAGAATTAATCCGCATGTTATGGCGGGAGGGAATTCCAATATTTCCGTTGGACATATCGACTCTAAATTTGGGATAAGTATTCACCAAATACCGCATATTTTAAGAATTGTAGAAAATACTGGGATGCGCGTAAACGGTATCCACATGCATACAGGGAGCGATATTTTAGATATTGAAGTCTTCCTGTATGCTTCAGAAATATTATTCGATACAGCCAAGCATTTTGAAGATCTAGAGTTTATAGATTTTGGTAGTGGCTTTAAAGTGCCATACAAAGAAGGGGATATCGAAACCAATGTGGAAGAATTGGGTAAAAAACTCACCAAACGTTTCAATAACTTTTGCAAGGAGTTTGGCCGCGATTTAACCTTGGCTTTCGAACCTGGTAAGTTTTTAGTGAGTGAAGCCGGTTTTTTTCTTGCCAAAGTAAATGTGGTAAAGCAAACTACTTCTACTGTATTTGCAGGGATCGATTCGGGGTTCAATCATTTAATTAGACCGATGCTTTATAATTCTTACCATAGAATTATAAATATTTCCAATCCTAAAGGTAAAGAACGCTTCTACTCTATCGTTGGGTATATCTGCGAAACCGATACTTTTGGCAGCAACCGCCGTATTACCGAAATTTCTGAAGGGGATATCTTATGCTTTAAAAACGCTGGGGCTTACTGTTTCTCCATGGCTAGTAATTACAATTCGAGATACAGGCCAGCAGAAGTTTTATGGTACAATGGTAAAGCTCATTTAATACGCAAATCGGAAACTTTAGACGATATTATAGCAAATTTAGTGGAGCCTAACATTCCAGAATTTAACAAAAAAGAAATGGTGGATCAAGCCTAATCTAATAAACAATATATCAAACCCGATTCTTTCGGGTTTTTTTATGTCTTTAAATATTCCCGCTTCCCGTTTTCGTTTTCTAAGCTGATATTTCACTATATTTAGCCTTTAAAATTCAAAAAAAAAAGGGAAAATAGAAATGAAAAACCTCCTCATCTTACTTACAATCTTCTTTCTTTCTTCGGGAGCGATGGCACAAGAAATAGAATGGATGTCCTGGACAGAAGCCGTAGAGAAAACTCAAACCGATAAAAATCCGAAAAAGATTTTTGTGGATGTCTATACCGATTGGTGCGGGTGGTGTAAAAAAATGGACAAAGACACCTTTAACAACCCAGAGGTAGCCGAATACATGAAAGCAAATTTTTATATGGTTAAGATGGATGCCGAAAGTAAAGAGGATGTGG from Galbibacter sp. BG1 harbors:
- a CDS encoding response regulator yields the protein MINKKMLVAVADDDAEDLLFFKKAIASVKMATELFLFNNGQELMDYLNTPGNPMPDIVFLDLNMPVKNGMESLREIRYNSRFKNLSVAIYSTSTSESDIKKTFILGANVYINKPNSLVLLKEVIEKVLNMNWQYQNSKMDKDNFLLRL
- a CDS encoding helix-turn-helix domain-containing protein, giving the protein MNIHQQLLKKGNRSVLNRYKNVLGGSMKIGTEESRLVFDNEVASGFIQSVNLRNGISFLQYDMTIFRDAEIAHINSGGSPLYLIYCSEDDLIHSFSSKGLKRKLGKFQTTILTSSHDSNSIFHFVKNRKYKILLIKINPYNTFQNTSFNSLKNSIEAKIHATQTSDYLVYIGSYNLKIANEISQIKNVPQDQLVRSLLLEAIINKVLAYGIQQFENDKNLNFYSFSKYLTKKEMCTIQELAAFIANGPEKEYTIKSLCGRVGMSSTKLQHGFKLLYGTTVKDYIRDVRLDMAEELIKNTDLSISEVVYSIGLTSRSYFSKIFKKKFDCSPKKFREQQNSFYDYCVA
- a CDS encoding ZIP family metal transporter, whose protein sequence is MMTIIVILIVSGALIIGAVWGIYGHMSDSLEGFLVALAGGALLVSALLELIHPALKEDSIAITLSMVFAGAVIFTILDYLVKEKWGSKSGGGLLAAITLDGIPENLALGVALIGASPLSVAALSGSILLSNLPEAAGGSKEMTSNNISKKKVLLLWVGTAVILSISALLGHFLLADVPKEYLNYIKCFAGGAVAASLATEVFPKAFKKDKYWTGLATAIGLILALYLNTLGE
- a CDS encoding endonuclease/exonuclease/phosphatase family protein, which encodes MLLKKWKWFDYLIICGLLSGLFINSFFLINYTSMVPVEVQWARDIKSSNGQFSILLSNVKMTNKKVKALLGVIEKKEPDLILMMEVDASWNKELKVLKNEYPYSQHTINEVAYGMVLFSKFPLKKVEVDYLTHKEVPSFESTVTLPNGKYISFHTLHPVPPTHFKDLPDNAGQQENALKKLGKRIEARKYPTVVAGDLNDVVWSYVDDLTETKNILYDVRVGRGFYNSFNAKNFLTRWPLDHVFVTEEFQLKKLERLPKIGSDHFPIYAELVLKNSNVTKNTN
- the sucC gene encoding ADP-forming succinate--CoA ligase subunit beta, translating into MNLHEYQGKEILASFGVRIQRGIVAQNPQEAVEAAKQLTEETGTGWHVIKAQVHAGGRGKGGGVKLAKNLKEVEEISGNIIGMNLVTPQTSKEGKKVHQVLVAEDVYYPGDSETSEFYMSVLLDRSKGKNMIMYSTEGGMDIEEVAEKTPHLIFNEEVDPATGLLPFQARRIAFNLGLSGTAFKEMTKFVTALYKAYESSDSSLFEINPVLKTSDDKIMAVDAKVTIDDNALYRHKDYAEMRDLREEDPIEVEAKEAGLNFVNLDGNVGCMVNGAGLAMATMDLIKMAGGEPANFLDVGGTADAKRVETAFRMILKDPNVKAILVNIFGGIVRCDRVAQGIVDAYKNMGDAIKVPIIVRLQGTNADIAKELIDNSGLAVQSAIEFKEAADKVQEVLK
- a CDS encoding LON peptidase substrate-binding domain-containing protein, which gives rise to MSRIIPLFPLQTVVFPTERLPLHIFEERYKQLVKDCVRRNLNFGIPTYINGELGFGTELSIDKIVKKYENGSLDIICSGVRAFKIEKFFNPIPNKLYAGGEVHFMENIDDATIETQQEVLDLVYRMYRNIDMPIEPMEPNEFKSFLFAHKLGLNLEQEYQLLQLPSESERLLFIKNHLQKVIPVLEQINETKKRIQLNGHFRNFDPLKF
- the lysA gene encoding diaminopimelate decarboxylase, producing MNNSDLLNVAKEFGSPVYVYDSEKIVSQYKRLTSAFKNVKHLKLNYAVKALSNVSILKLMNSMGSGLDTVSWQEVQLGLMAGFKPEDIIFTPNGVSLEEIEEVAKLGVQINIDNLSILEQFGTRNQDIPVCIRINPHVMAGGNSNISVGHIDSKFGISIHQIPHILRIVENTGMRVNGIHMHTGSDILDIEVFLYASEILFDTAKHFEDLEFIDFGSGFKVPYKEGDIETNVEELGKKLTKRFNNFCKEFGRDLTLAFEPGKFLVSEAGFFLAKVNVVKQTTSTVFAGIDSGFNHLIRPMLYNSYHRIINISNPKGKERFYSIVGYICETDTFGSNRRITEISEGDILCFKNAGAYCFSMASNYNSRYRPAEVLWYNGKAHLIRKSETLDDIIANLVEPNIPEFNKKEMVDQA
- a CDS encoding thioredoxin family protein — its product is MKNLLILLTIFFLSSGAMAQEIEWMSWTEAVEKTQTDKNPKKIFVDVYTDWCGWCKKMDKDTFNNPEVAEYMKANFYMVKMDAESKEDVVYKNKTFKYVTQGRNGYHELAAALLQGKMSFPTVIFLNEKQEILSLVPGYQKPQGFLKIAKYFGDDIYKDKDWKAYDAEKS